Proteins encoded within one genomic window of uncultured Draconibacterium sp.:
- a CDS encoding N-acetylmuramoyl-L-alanine amidase, with product MAIFLLPLNSLSQTKEVVALKGDGIYRLLTRYGLSSSEYMDDFIALNKSSLGRNNTLLAGVKYKLPDSASLAATPSTSSTPSKGTGRVVHYDIFGSKKADVEILSNDLKGAVYYLVGGHGGPDPGAVGKYNGYHVYEDEYAYDVTLRLARKLIENGATVYMITRDKNDGIRDEYSLKADKDEVCYPNLRIPLNQTRRLRQRTDAVNKLYKKHKGSFQRMIAIHVDSRGKGENIDIFFYHDKRSETGEKACKILRNTIQDKYREHQPNRGYTGTVSTRPLYVVRNTWPTAVFIELGNMNHQRDVKRLVIPDNRQAVANWLALGLITDYKTNK from the coding sequence TTGGCGATATTTCTGCTTCCCTTAAACAGCCTGTCGCAAACCAAGGAAGTTGTTGCACTAAAAGGCGATGGAATTTACCGTTTGCTTACCAGATATGGCTTATCATCGTCTGAATACATGGACGATTTTATCGCCTTAAATAAAAGTAGCCTGGGAAGAAATAACACACTACTTGCCGGTGTAAAATACAAGCTTCCTGATTCTGCAAGCTTAGCAGCAACGCCATCAACAAGCTCCACTCCCTCAAAAGGAACCGGAAGAGTTGTGCATTACGATATTTTTGGCAGTAAAAAGGCCGATGTTGAGATTCTAAGTAACGACCTGAAAGGAGCGGTCTATTACCTGGTTGGCGGACATGGCGGCCCGGATCCCGGAGCTGTTGGAAAATACAATGGCTACCACGTTTATGAAGATGAATATGCTTACGATGTAACCTTACGCCTTGCACGAAAGCTTATTGAAAATGGAGCTACAGTATATATGATCACCCGTGACAAGAACGACGGAATTCGTGACGAATACAGCCTGAAAGCTGATAAGGACGAAGTTTGTTATCCGAACCTAAGGATTCCGCTAAATCAGACCCGACGACTGCGTCAACGAACTGATGCGGTTAATAAGCTTTACAAAAAGCACAAGGGCTCATTTCAGCGTATGATTGCAATACATGTTGATTCCAGAGGAAAAGGCGAAAATATCGATATCTTTTTCTATCACGACAAACGCAGCGAAACAGGGGAAAAAGCATGTAAAATTCTTCGAAATACGATACAAGATAAATATCGCGAACACCAACCCAATCGCGGTTACACAGGCACGGTATCAACCCGACCGTTGTATGTAGTTAGAAATACCTGGCCTACAGCAGTATTTATTGAATTGGGTAATATGAATCACCAACGTGATGTAAAACGTTTGGTTATTCCCGATAACCGTCAGGCAGTGGCCAACTGGTTAGCGCTTGGTTTAATTACCGACTACAAAACAAACAAATAA
- the pth gene encoding aminoacyl-tRNA hydrolase produces the protein MKYLIAGLGNIGPEYKNTRHNIGFQILDALAEASNISFNDKRYGFVAEYKFKGRTFILLKPTTYMNLSGRAINYWLQKEKIDIKNMLVLVDDLALPFGTLRVRAKGGAGGHNGLDNINQVLGRNDYARLRFGIGDDFHKGHQVNYVLGEWSKEEQKELPFKIDDSIEIIKSFGTIGVERTMNFHNKR, from the coding sequence ATGAAGTACTTAATTGCCGGACTCGGTAATATAGGACCAGAATATAAAAATACTCGCCATAATATTGGCTTTCAAATATTGGACGCACTCGCTGAGGCGTCCAATATTAGTTTTAACGATAAGCGTTACGGCTTTGTTGCAGAGTACAAATTCAAAGGCCGAACGTTTATTCTCTTAAAGCCAACTACATACATGAACCTGAGTGGGCGGGCAATAAATTACTGGTTACAAAAAGAGAAGATCGATATAAAAAACATGCTGGTGCTGGTTGATGATCTGGCATTGCCGTTTGGCACGTTAAGAGTACGCGCAAAAGGTGGAGCTGGTGGCCACAACGGGCTCGATAACATTAACCAGGTGCTGGGACGAAACGATTATGCGCGTTTGCGTTTTGGTATTGGCGACGATTTCCATAAAGGACACCAGGTAAACTATGTTTTAGGCGAGTGGTCGAAAGAAGAGCAAAAAGAATTGCCGTTTAAGATCGACGATTCCATTGAAATAATAAAAAGCTTTGGAACGATAGGTGTTGAACGTACAATGAATTTTCATAACAAAAGATAA
- a CDS encoding DUF4924 family protein has product MLIAKQKRKENIAEYILYLYQIEDMIRAFKMDMELIEERLVSSYKADDKTKAAITDWYANLVLMMDKEQIREKGHLQFLTNLVLDVNDFHLKLMETSKDGMYVQTYKTVAGLVSELKEKNPEAKNDVDLGITAVYGFLLLKMQQKDISIDTLEAIKRISKWLGDLSKLYRDFENGDFSF; this is encoded by the coding sequence ATGCTGATTGCAAAACAAAAACGTAAAGAGAATATTGCCGAATACATCCTGTATTTGTACCAAATTGAAGACATGATCAGGGCTTTTAAAATGGATATGGAGCTTATTGAAGAGCGTTTGGTGTCCAGTTACAAAGCCGATGATAAAACAAAAGCTGCCATTACCGACTGGTATGCCAATTTGGTGCTAATGATGGATAAAGAGCAGATACGGGAAAAAGGGCATCTGCAATTTCTTACCAACCTGGTTTTGGATGTTAACGATTTTCATTTGAAACTGATGGAAACCTCGAAAGACGGTATGTATGTGCAAACCTACAAAACTGTTGCGGGGCTGGTATCGGAGTTGAAAGAGAAAAACCCGGAGGCCAAGAACGATGTAGACCTTGGAATTACCGCTGTTTACGGTTTCCTGCTGCTCAAAATGCAACAAAAAGATATTTCGATAGATACACTGGAAGCCATAAAACGCATTAGCAAATGGTTAGGCGATCTATCAAAACTATACCGCGATTTCGAAAACGGAGATTTTAGTTTCTAA
- a CDS encoding DCC1-like thiol-disulfide oxidoreductase family protein, with translation MRQKQIVLLFDGVCNLCNSAVDFIMEKARESDFKLVALQSVEGQQILKEFDLSLQINTVLLIQNNQVFSESDAVIEICKHLKSPWNWLAAFKIFPKSWRDNLYRYVANKRYKWFGKRSNCRSF, from the coding sequence GTGAGGCAAAAACAAATAGTACTACTATTCGACGGTGTTTGTAATCTCTGCAATTCGGCAGTGGATTTTATTATGGAAAAAGCGCGGGAGAGCGATTTTAAACTTGTTGCGCTACAATCGGTAGAAGGCCAACAAATCTTAAAGGAGTTTGATTTATCGCTTCAAATAAACACCGTGCTACTTATTCAAAACAACCAGGTGTTTTCAGAATCAGATGCGGTAATAGAAATCTGCAAGCACCTAAAATCGCCATGGAACTGGCTCGCTGCATTTAAAATATTTCCTAAAAGCTGGCGTGATAATTTGTATCGCTATGTGGCCAACAAACGCTACAAGTGGTTTGGGAAACGAAGTAATTGCCGTAGTTTTTAA
- a CDS encoding RNA-binding S4 domain-containing protein, protein MSEGVRIDKWLWAVRIFKTRSQATEACKKGHVTIDDSPVKASREIHVGEVVKVRKSPITKSLKVLALSGKRMGAKLVADFVEDVTPPEEIELLEMQKHMRWSAREKGTGRPTKKDRRDLDDFFEW, encoded by the coding sequence ATGTCTGAAGGAGTTCGCATAGATAAATGGTTGTGGGCCGTGCGGATTTTTAAAACCCGCAGTCAGGCTACCGAAGCTTGTAAAAAAGGCCATGTAACAATTGATGATTCGCCGGTAAAAGCTTCGCGAGAAATTCATGTTGGCGAGGTAGTGAAAGTTCGGAAGTCACCGATTACCAAAAGTTTAAAAGTGCTGGCACTTTCAGGCAAGAGAATGGGAGCCAAACTGGTTGCTGATTTTGTAGAAGATGTAACACCGCCGGAAGAAATAGAACTGCTCGAGATGCAAAAACACATGCGCTGGAGTGCACGGGAAAAAGGAACCGGGCGTCCGACCAAAAAGGACCGCCGCGATTTGGATGACTTTTTTGAATGGTAG
- a CDS encoding 50S ribosomal protein L25/general stress protein Ctc yields the protein MKSVVIKGELRNSLGKKDSKKLRAEEKAPAVLYGGDEPIHFAVSFAELRQLVYTPSVYLIDLDIDGTMHKAIMQDIQWHPVDEMVLHIDFLEIKGDKPVKINVPVKIGGFAKGLRKGGKLNTTLRRLSVRALAEKLPDTIDIDVTKLDIGQSIKVADVDIPGVELLDPKSNVIVGVGITRAARSAAGGDAEDEEEEGAEASESSEE from the coding sequence ATGAAATCAGTAGTAATTAAAGGAGAATTGAGAAATTCTCTTGGAAAGAAAGATTCCAAAAAACTTCGCGCAGAAGAGAAAGCTCCTGCGGTATTGTACGGTGGCGACGAGCCAATTCACTTTGCAGTTTCTTTTGCCGAGTTGAGACAATTAGTTTATACACCAAGCGTATACCTTATTGACCTTGATATTGACGGTACTATGCATAAAGCAATTATGCAAGACATTCAGTGGCACCCGGTTGACGAAATGGTTCTTCACATCGATTTCCTTGAAATTAAAGGTGACAAACCAGTAAAAATCAACGTTCCGGTAAAAATCGGTGGTTTTGCTAAAGGTTTAAGAAAAGGTGGTAAATTGAATACTACACTTCGTCGTTTGAGTGTAAGAGCATTGGCTGAGAAATTACCTGATACAATTGATATTGATGTAACAAAACTTGATATCGGTCAAAGTATTAAAGTGGCCGACGTGGATATTCCTGGAGTTGAGTTATTGGATCCTAAATCGAACGTTATCGTTGGTGTTGGTATCACAAGAGCTGCAAGATCAGCTGCTGGTGGTGACGCTGAGGATGAAGAAGAAGAGGGAGCTGAAGCTTCAGAATCTTCAGAAGAATAA
- a CDS encoding type I phosphomannose isomerase catalytic subunit has translation MSNLYPIKFAPIFHDKIWGGNRMKTILNKDFGDMPNCGESWELSGVNGNISVVSNGFLAGNDLNELIEIYMGDLVGDKVYEKFGNEFPLLIKFIDAQDDLSIQVHPNDKLSKERHNAYGKTEMWYVAGTEKGALINSGFNQEVDREKYLEYFNAGKLTDLLHYDEARVGDVFFIPAGRVHAIGKGCLVAEIQQTSDVTYRIFDYNRKDDKGNERELHTDLALDAIDFSYSSQYKTDYKTEENKAVEIVSCPYFTTNIIEFNKEQDKDYNQLDSFVIYMTMEGDFEIVTEGGSETVAMGETVLLPASLESVQLKPKSESVKILEVYIK, from the coding sequence ATGAGTAATCTGTATCCTATAAAATTCGCACCTATTTTTCATGATAAAATCTGGGGTGGAAACCGAATGAAAACCATCCTGAACAAAGATTTTGGCGATATGCCAAACTGTGGCGAAAGCTGGGAACTATCAGGTGTTAACGGAAATATTTCGGTGGTGAGCAACGGCTTCTTGGCAGGTAACGACCTGAACGAGTTGATTGAAATTTACATGGGAGACTTGGTGGGCGACAAAGTCTACGAAAAATTTGGAAATGAATTTCCATTACTCATTAAATTTATCGATGCGCAGGACGATCTGTCTATCCAGGTTCATCCAAACGATAAACTGTCGAAAGAGCGACACAATGCCTACGGTAAAACTGAAATGTGGTACGTGGCCGGAACTGAAAAAGGAGCACTTATCAATTCAGGATTTAACCAGGAAGTTGATCGCGAGAAATACCTGGAATATTTTAATGCCGGTAAATTAACCGATTTGCTACATTATGATGAGGCCCGGGTTGGCGATGTTTTCTTTATTCCCGCAGGGCGTGTTCATGCTATTGGTAAAGGTTGTTTGGTAGCCGAAATTCAGCAAACATCGGATGTAACCTACCGTATTTTCGATTACAACCGTAAGGACGATAAAGGAAACGAGCGCGAATTGCATACCGACTTGGCATTGGATGCCATCGATTTTTCGTACTCGAGTCAGTATAAAACAGATTACAAAACCGAGGAAAATAAAGCGGTAGAAATTGTAAGCTGCCCGTATTTCACTACAAATATTATCGAATTCAATAAAGAGCAGGATAAGGATTACAACCAGCTCGATTCGTTTGTTATTTACATGACAATGGAGGGAGATTTCGAAATTGTTACCGAAGGCGGATCAGAGACAGTGGCGATGGGAGAGACCGTTCTTTTGCCGGCCAGCCTTGAGTCGGTGCAATTGAAACCAAAAAGCGAATCGGTAAAAATTCTCGAGGTTTATATCAAATAG
- the yihA gene encoding ribosome biogenesis GTP-binding protein YihA/YsxC, whose translation MEIKEAQFVMSNTAVDKCPAPDRPEYAFIGRSNVGKSSLINMLTNKRSLAKISGKPGKTRLINHFLINKEWYLVDLPGYGYAQVPKAERLKWEKMLKNYILKRENLYCLFVLIDARHEAQKVDLEFMEWLGISEIPFNIIFTKTDKLKPQELENNLKAYEEKMFEVWETMPGYFISSAEKGIGKDEILGMIADINKQQ comes from the coding sequence ATGGAGATAAAAGAAGCTCAGTTTGTGATGAGCAATACTGCAGTTGACAAATGTCCGGCACCCGATCGGCCGGAGTACGCTTTTATAGGCCGGTCGAATGTGGGCAAGTCATCGTTAATAAATATGCTCACCAACAAAAGATCGTTGGCAAAAATTTCGGGCAAACCCGGAAAAACACGCCTGATCAATCATTTTCTCATTAATAAAGAATGGTACCTGGTTGATTTGCCCGGCTACGGTTACGCACAAGTTCCAAAAGCCGAGCGCTTGAAATGGGAGAAAATGCTCAAAAATTATATCCTGAAACGAGAAAATCTGTATTGCCTGTTTGTGCTTATTGATGCAAGACACGAGGCACAAAAGGTAGATCTTGAATTTATGGAGTGGCTGGGCATTAGCGAAATTCCTTTCAATATAATTTTTACCAAAACAGATAAACTGAAACCCCAAGAGCTGGAAAACAATTTGAAAGCCTACGAAGAGAAGATGTTTGAAGTCTGGGAAACAATGCCCGGTTATTTTATATCTTCGGCTGAAAAGGGAATTGGGAAAGACGAAATTCTGGGGATGATAGCAGACATAAATAAGCAACAATAG
- a CDS encoding ribose-phosphate pyrophosphokinase, translating to MKTHPLKIFTGRATRHLTEKICDSLDVDLGHSSCPVFADGEFEPCYEETIRGSHIFIVQSTPPTADNLLELLLMVDAAKRASAYKVIAVVPYFGYARQDRKDKPRVSIGAKLVADLLSVSGIDRLITMDLHADQIQGFFDVPVDHLYASTLFVPFIEKMGLDNVIIASPDVGGTKRANTYAKMLNTGIVICHKTRARPNEVGNMTVIGDVENKDVIIVDDMIDTAGTITKAANLMKKKGARSVRAFAAHGVLSGPALERIEKSELEEVYFTDSIKPRTGCDKIKYISTAEAFGEAIRRVYKNQSISSLYYK from the coding sequence ATGAAAACTCACCCACTTAAAATTTTTACCGGACGAGCAACCCGACATTTAACTGAAAAGATTTGCGATAGCCTGGACGTCGATCTTGGACATTCGTCGTGCCCGGTTTTTGCCGACGGCGAATTTGAACCCTGTTACGAAGAGACGATTCGTGGCTCGCATATTTTTATTGTGCAGTCGACACCACCAACAGCTGATAACCTGTTGGAACTTTTGTTAATGGTTGATGCCGCAAAACGTGCCAGTGCCTATAAGGTAATTGCAGTGGTACCATATTTTGGTTATGCACGTCAGGACCGTAAAGACAAACCAAGGGTTTCTATCGGGGCAAAACTGGTTGCCGACCTGCTTTCAGTTTCCGGAATCGACAGGCTGATTACCATGGATTTGCATGCCGACCAGATTCAGGGATTCTTTGATGTTCCGGTAGATCATTTATATGCATCAACACTTTTTGTTCCGTTTATCGAAAAAATGGGATTGGATAATGTAATTATCGCGTCGCCGGATGTGGGGGGTACAAAGCGTGCCAATACATACGCAAAAATGTTAAACACCGGTATCGTTATTTGTCACAAAACAAGGGCGCGTCCTAACGAGGTGGGTAACATGACTGTTATTGGTGATGTTGAAAACAAAGATGTGATTATTGTTGATGACATGATAGACACAGCCGGAACAATTACCAAAGCTGCCAACCTGATGAAGAAAAAAGGTGCAAGAAGCGTTCGTGCTTTTGCTGCACACGGAGTATTGTCGGGGCCGGCATTGGAAAGAATTGAAAAATCGGAGTTGGAAGAAGTATATTTTACCGATTCGATTAAACCAAGAACAGGCTGCGATAAAATAAAATATATCTCTACAGCAGAGGCTTTTGGTGAAGCCATTCGCAGAGTTTATAAAAATCAGTCAATAAGTTCGTTATATTATAAATAA